A window from Chryseobacterium vaccae encodes these proteins:
- a CDS encoding TonB-dependent receptor encodes MKKIYLTLLPLAANFLFSQNTYYSGTFLDLKDKPRNFLKIHNKNNGIYELTDERGFAIIEAKENDTLTWNNGKSRFIVGRTQELKKILEDHIGRESVNNIRSGAYDSLVTKEFKDEFSLENSKTFTHGDYNSGYSSPKVRRISKTGENSYKIKSQPEKYLVFNGSFTTSFDIKNRNSIPETQNRYVQGRSESGQLIWRGPETGEMFSFGPDISSLGYDHQPYPYDVSGRLIPLTNGMPPAKAYRNDIFKTVVGYNNQLKLSTALKRGYYEKLRLSVDLGQQKDMMYFADQYNISNSFKTKLNADILKFSLNFGFNYDDNKAVNSNRIGLYNRVYQNSLLTPVSFSNAQNSMLPDDTQRSYSQSADNPYFLLNQNNKYNYRDQRRQFSFDLSRNWNKWKLNISQTYENDAFRNTDLYKPSTYGFVNGTYNSREQKNRLYYSNVQGSYSLGDYNHKSVLSFNFILNNRETDVYNSLTQTKYAYQRTSQDYILNYKFDYEGYRGFRAGFNAGNAFYVSNTSTQNNYWLPKLSAYLLFDEIFDWYDTSFKILGSYTQLSSEPEITRSYASYTTTRLNAQDAYQYFPVLEAETFRNLSNINSREGKVGVVYTAGRHLNIDAEYFNRKITDDVFPVFENNRLQLKNVADHTYSGFEVNAEYNNLYLGTDFTTTNKASFFKYKDVVNSVNPGYNGLAVSGFRDIYKTLSEGEVLGAVKGSYFERNAAGELIIDEFGYPKKADGLKIIADPTPDFIMKFNHTLNYKMLTLDINWEWKKGGQIWNGTQAVLDYYGRSQSSGEDRNIKNYVFQGVNAGGNTNQIPVDFYDSGQNVSENRWMRYGYLGVAEDYVQKADYIRISNISLTGKFNVGRFKRGLGITFYVNNILLWQANKGADPNQNFYDLDNGRGLDFFNLPSYKTFGCMVSFQF; translated from the coding sequence ATGAAGAAAATTTATCTGACACTCCTGCCATTGGCGGCTAATTTCTTGTTTTCACAAAACACCTATTATTCAGGAACATTTTTAGACCTGAAAGATAAACCAAGGAATTTTTTAAAGATTCATAATAAAAATAATGGGATTTATGAACTTACCGATGAAAGAGGTTTTGCCATTATTGAAGCTAAAGAGAATGATACTCTGACCTGGAACAATGGCAAAAGTAGATTCATAGTAGGTAGAACTCAGGAGCTCAAAAAGATTTTAGAAGATCATATTGGGAGAGAAAGTGTGAACAACATCAGAAGCGGTGCTTATGACAGTCTCGTTACCAAAGAATTTAAAGATGAGTTCAGTCTGGAGAATTCGAAAACATTCACCCACGGAGATTACAATTCAGGATATTCTTCTCCCAAGGTAAGAAGGATAAGTAAAACAGGCGAAAACTCTTACAAAATAAAAAGTCAGCCGGAAAAATATCTTGTCTTTAACGGGAGCTTTACCACATCCTTTGATATTAAAAATAGAAATTCAATTCCCGAGACCCAAAACCGTTATGTACAGGGGCGTTCAGAAAGTGGACAGCTGATATGGAGAGGTCCTGAAACAGGGGAAATGTTCAGCTTTGGTCCTGATATTTCTTCGTTGGGATATGATCATCAGCCTTATCCGTATGATGTGAGTGGCAGACTGATTCCTTTAACCAATGGAATGCCTCCGGCAAAAGCCTATCGTAATGATATCTTCAAAACAGTTGTTGGGTATAATAACCAGCTTAAATTGAGTACCGCTCTGAAAAGAGGATATTACGAAAAATTACGTTTGTCCGTCGATCTGGGTCAGCAGAAAGATATGATGTATTTTGCTGATCAGTATAATATTTCTAACTCGTTCAAAACCAAACTGAATGCAGATATTCTTAAATTTTCCCTGAATTTTGGTTTCAATTATGACGATAATAAAGCGGTGAATTCAAACCGGATCGGACTTTATAATAGGGTTTATCAAAATTCACTGCTGACTCCGGTTTCTTTTTCTAATGCTCAGAACAGTATGCTCCCGGACGACACCCAAAGAAGCTACAGCCAGTCGGCAGACAATCCTTATTTTTTGTTGAATCAGAACAACAAATACAATTACAGAGACCAGAGAAGACAGTTCAGCTTTGATTTGTCAAGAAACTGGAATAAATGGAAACTGAATATCAGTCAGACTTATGAAAATGATGCTTTCAGAAATACAGATCTTTATAAACCTTCCACGTATGGCTTTGTAAACGGCACCTATAACAGCAGGGAACAGAAAAACAGACTTTATTATTCCAACGTTCAGGGTTCTTATTCTCTGGGAGATTACAATCATAAAAGCGTATTAAGTTTTAATTTTATTCTGAATAACAGGGAAACCGATGTATATAACAGTCTTACTCAGACAAAATATGCCTATCAGAGAACTTCACAGGATTATATTCTGAATTATAAATTTGATTATGAAGGCTATCGGGGGTTCAGAGCGGGATTTAATGCAGGAAATGCTTTTTACGTATCAAATACTTCAACTCAAAATAACTACTGGCTTCCAAAGCTAAGTGCTTACCTGCTTTTTGATGAGATCTTTGATTGGTACGATACAAGCTTCAAAATTCTGGGAAGCTATACCCAGCTGAGTTCAGAACCGGAAATTACAAGATCCTATGCCTCTTATACCACCACAAGGCTGAATGCTCAGGATGCCTATCAGTATTTTCCGGTGCTTGAAGCAGAAACGTTCCGTAATCTTTCCAATATCAACAGCAGAGAAGGAAAAGTAGGGGTTGTTTACACGGCAGGCCGTCACCTGAATATTGATGCCGAATATTTTAACAGAAAAATAACTGATGATGTTTTCCCTGTTTTTGAAAACAACAGACTGCAGCTTAAAAATGTAGCAGACCATACCTACAGCGGCTTTGAAGTCAATGCCGAATACAATAACCTATATCTGGGAACCGATTTTACGACGACTAATAAGGCTTCTTTCTTTAAGTATAAAGATGTTGTAAACAGCGTAAATCCAGGGTATAACGGATTAGCTGTTTCAGGATTCAGAGATATTTACAAGACATTGTCAGAAGGAGAGGTTCTGGGTGCGGTAAAGGGAAGTTATTTTGAAAGAAATGCTGCAGGAGAGCTGATTATTGACGAATTCGGGTATCCCAAAAAAGCAGATGGCCTGAAAATTATTGCCGATCCCACTCCCGATTTTATTATGAAATTCAACCATACATTGAACTATAAGATGTTGACACTGGATATTAACTGGGAATGGAAAAAAGGTGGTCAGATCTGGAACGGAACGCAGGCGGTACTTGATTATTACGGACGTTCCCAAAGTTCTGGTGAAGACAGAAATATCAAAAATTATGTCTTCCAGGGAGTGAATGCAGGAGGAAATACCAATCAGATCCCGGTGGATTTCTATGATTCCGGGCAGAATGTTTCAGAGAACCGGTGGATGAGGTACGGTTATCTGGGAGTAGCGGAAGACTATGTTCAGAAAGCAGATTACATCAGGATCAGTAACATCTCGCTGACCGGAAAGTTCAATGTCGGGCGGTTTAAAAGAGGACTTGGTATAACATTTTATGTGAATAATATTCTGCTTTGGCAGGCGAATAAGGGGGCAGATCCTAACCAGAATTTTTATGATCTGGATAACGGAAGAGGCCTTGATTTCTTCAATCTCCCTTCCTACAAGACTTTCGGATGTATGGTTTCATTTCAATTTTAA